The DNA window ATTACCCTCCACCATACAAAAACCATTACAGTTCTTGCATTCCATCCAACAGAGAGAACTGTGGCTGCTGGTGATGTAACTGGAAGAATCTTGATTTGGAGAGGATTCGGTACTCAAAAGTTTCTGGATCACAGTGGATCAAATaacagaatatcaatgaatgaTGGGGAAGATAAGAATGGGGTAAGGCAGAATGACGATGCTGAATCATGCTCAGCGTGGCATTGGCACTCTGCTGGAGTTTGTCTTCTATCTTTCTCTCCTGATGGAGCCTATTTGTATTCAGGTGAAGATATATCTCAAAATTGAGcagaaatcaaaatattttcccGAAATAGATTACAAAAGAATTGAACTTGGTAATTGGAGTGTAGAGTGTTTGAGAAGCCAGTATTTGGTAGTTCTGTATTCTTTCTAGTTGGAAAACTTTTTGAATAATCTGTGTAATGTTGTCATTTTATTGTTCATATGTTTGAAAGATGCTGGAACTAGACTGTGATTTGATTTACTTAGTAAACGTCTTTATGACTTCAAGTTACCCTTTTTGAGTGAGAGTGATACTTGCATCTTATACATGTGGTGGCACCTGAATCTTTTAGAAAACACAAAATGTGTCATACGGTCAATATCAATATCTCGTCTTTTGCCAAGCAGGATGTTACTGCCTTTTCCAAATATAATACTCTGGCTGTATGGCTTCTTATAATAGGGGGGAAGGAAGGAGTTCTGGTACTTTGGCAGTTGGACTCTGGAAAGAAGAAATTTTTACCGAGAATTGGATCCCCACTTTTGTACTTCATTGAATCTCCAGATCCTTCGCTTTCCCTGGTAAGAATCACATTTGTATAGGTGAACAATTAATTATAAGTATCTGCTTCTTGATGCCAAACTGTTTCAGTTTAACTAATTAATGTACACAGATATCTTGTGCTGATAACCAAATTCATATGCTGAAGACCCCTTCAATGGAAATAATCAAATCCATCTCAGGCATCAAGGTTATTCCTCTTTTAGGCCTTCATGTACTTTATAGCAAAGTGTGTACTAAAATTTTTCGTTATTGAATAATTTGTAAAGCCACATTGATCATATATAACCACAATTAGTTATTTGGAAAGTGTATTTTTGCGCCTTTCTCTTTACATTTCAAACTCAGtttttttttagatatatattttttttaatggaagTTCGATGTTTGAGTTCTTTTTTTAAGTCAAACCATTACAAAAAATATGATAACTTTTATATTGGAGGCtttaccattttttttaaacaaaggTCCTGTACGAATGATGAAAGAGTGCCTTTGTATTGAAAAATgtagtgcatgcatacatagtttttcataaaaacttgTGCTGCAGCTTGATTTAACTTCACATTGCACTTATGTTTTGTATTCAGCCCCCTTTATCTTATCAAGAAATATGCGAGAGTTTTTCTGGCAAAGCTGCTTTTGACTGCACTTCTGGTTTAGTGGCTGTACAGACAGAGAACTACGGCATACAATTCTACAGCTTGTTTGCTAATCGTGGAGTTTATGAGGTAATAGATTTTGTTTAGATTTGTCGATTGAATTTCCTAAAGTAGCTTGAGCCCCACAATTAATATCTCTAGAGCTTTCAATTTCTCATATTTTGTTGTGTTTGTAGATCATTCTCTTGTACTTTATCTCCCTTTTCAAATTCCATAGCAGGGGCTCATAAAATAGAGAAATCCATGCTGGATTTTGGTCAGGGGTAGGGGAATGTAGAAATGACCACCTTATTTGTTGGGACGTTTGTAGTAAACCAAATAAGGAGGGAAGATTAGGCCCTGGTTAGGTCATTTGATGTTTGCAACCCTGGTTGTTTCTCTTTATCATGATTTCCCCTTCTACCTGCTAACAGTATATAGATTCTCACAATTTGTGATTGCTTTTAAGATCTGATATTCATCTTCAATCCAAAAGATAAGATGTGACTTGTTACTTTTGTAGGTTCAAGTCTGTGAAAGAAACCACCAACCCGTTGATGAGGTCACGGTATGTGAATACACAAACTTATCTAGTTGCTTATGAATATTCCATCCTCTTTTGAAAACTAGGAGATTAGTCAATTGATGAATTGGAATGCGGTTGCAGGTGGCAGTGACTTTGGTGGAGCTGTCAGTTGATGGTTCTATTATGGGTACTGTTGAAATTAAGCTTCCTGAAGAAGGAGTAGGAGGCCTTGTATCTCTgaaattttgggatttggattcAGATACCAAAAGATTTTCAGTATCCACCGTTATTTATGAACCTCACAGGTGAGTCCAAGGATTAATTTTGCAAGAAGTTTATAAAACCTTACAAAGCCTTATCatggttatattttttatccgaTGTGCCTAGCCATAGTGGTACGGTATAGCCATATTTCACTTCattatttactctttttttgtaactttatttaGAACGAATATTACATGTGTAGTTCCTTCAGATGCATTAGAAAGAGGGgtttacattttctttttccttattgATAGGGATGCTCATATTTCTGCTATTGCTTTTCATCCAACCCGTCGTATGGCTGTGAGTTCATCTTATGGTGGAGATTTCAAGGTACATTTAGAGTTTAGAGAAATCgttgttgatgatgatgctCATGAtcttttttactaatatttgtTTCTTGGTATGATTCAGATATGGGTCTGCAAGGAAGGAGATATTCAGCAGAAAGGCCAGGCACTTCAGAATTCTGGTTGGATGTGCCATGCTGTTGGATCATACAAGTATATAATCCTGCTTTAATTGCtagaaatgatattttatttcGTAGGCTATGGATTTCAAAGTTGTACCAATTTGCATAAATGAAGAATTTACTGTTAATTTCAGCAGCACAATTAGAAAATGACTTAACTGCTGTTTGCTTATATATGAGACTATGCTGAATTATTGGTATGACTTATTTCCCTCTACAGGAATAAAGCAATGAGGGCTGCTACCTTTTCAGCCGATGGTTCTGTTCTGGCTGTTGCAGCAGACACTGTTATTACTTTGTGGGACCCTGATAAGAATGTGCTTATGGCTGTTGTAGGGGAGACCCCAACGGTGATTTTCTTGGAACCTTGTTATTCCTCGTAGTTTGTTCATACCCTAGAATTATCTTGCAACATGCATCAAATCACCAGCAAACTAAAGAAGGGGGGAAAATGCTGCATATCTTTTGCCCTTAATGTTGCACTTGTTTTATATGAGAATTTTATATGGAATTGTAACTTTGTGCTGTGCTTGTGGGATTGTGATGGCAATAGATGGATGAGATGAAATTGAGAGCAGTTTCATGCATGCGAACTAAGTTTCAGATGAAAAACTTATTAGGGCCTAGCTTCATAATAAATATCATGTATTAGgattaaaaatacattttttccCCAAAAAAGGGAACTAAACTAAGAAAATACTATTAGGGTTCGTTGATTCATGCATATACATCGTTTGCATCTTGTCTTAACTGCTCATGCTTCTCTTTTTCAGCCAATTGTCAGCCTCGCCTTTGCTGGAAAGTCTGAGTATCTCTTGTCTGTCTCGCATGGTTTAAAGCCACAGCTGTCTGTTTGGAGTATGTCAAAGTTAACTATGGCTTGGTCATACCGGCTTCAAATAGAAGGTTTTCTTTAAGACTTCTTATTTTTaccttcaataattttaatgtgCATCCTAATGATTTTATTATGTCTCTTGTA is part of the Arachis duranensis cultivar V14167 chromosome 1, aradu.V14167.gnm2.J7QH, whole genome shotgun sequence genome and encodes:
- the LOC107460162 gene encoding uncharacterized protein LOC107460162; translation: MIRGGQNYVSSPPAFSNDGNRVLVCTGNTVSIFSSSTGLQVSSLEGHTAPVTSVFVVPATDILCYCWTSSFDGTVRYWDFSVPEMVKKLDLGMPIFSMVIPSFLGSSEENNAKTANVFAYVSVHDGKAWQIRKCSLTNYQNVGKLVLKETERLEPLIISPSGKFFGIKDKRKLHIWKLPRVESDLAVAKKITLHHTKTITVLAFHPTERTVAAGDVTGRILIWRGFGTQKFLDHSGSNNRISMNDGEDKNGVRQNDDAESCSAWHWHSAGVCLLSFSPDGAYLYSGGKEGVLVLWQLDSGKKKFLPRIGSPLLYFIESPDPSLSLISCADNQIHMLKTPSMEIIKSISGIKPPLSYQEICESFSGKAAFDCTSGLVAVQTENYGIQFYSLFANRGVYEVQVCERNHQPVDEVTVAVTLVELSVDGSIMGTVEIKLPEEGVGGLVSLKFWDLDSDTKRFSVSTVIYEPHRDAHISAIAFHPTRRMAVSSSYGGDFKIWVCKEGDIQQKGQALQNSGWMCHAVGSYKNKAMRAATFSADGSVLAVAADTVITLWDPDKNVLMAVVGETPTPIVSLAFAGKSEYLLSVSHGLKPQLSVWSMSKLTMAWSYRLQIEAVSSAIDSSYFAILALLPGSNERAFKGNGIILLFNATDPIPVASMSVTKAKGGGLAFLKGNLSERAVIDGKTSQTLLVYINGDREYVIFDPYDKEGHKLSIIRQDVALEETGQFGYSSIYGELPKFDLQKDKAASVMSTASERPWETIFTGSTHMLPPLTKLCSVFLESLLEKRAALAE